A region from the Panicum hallii strain FIL2 chromosome 1, PHallii_v3.1, whole genome shotgun sequence genome encodes:
- the LOC112879079 gene encoding transcription factor SPEECHLESS-like — MGDGAMCELLVDDHSELRHVSGAEDLFSILETWEECMNGGGGGGGGSAAAMPAYSQSSTGGSESAGAVAGARPTANGRRRAGDEEKGVGRGAPAQKKQKGSSTAAAAQDAAADEGAVKMSHIAVERNRRKQMNEHLAVLRSLMPCFYIKRGDQASIIGGVVDYIKELQQVLRSLEAKKHRKAYAEQVLSPRPAVSAASPRPLLKSTPPLSPRVAVPISPRTPTPGSPYKPSGGGGGAGSSRLSHPAAAAYMIPSPAMTPTTSSSSSSYAHDHHQQHYPTTQPYLPTLDSLVTELAAQAAGGRPAAAGLALPDVRVEFAGPNLVLKTVSHRAPGQALKIIAALESLSLEILHVSVSTLDDTMVHSFTIKIGIECELSAEELVHEIQQTFL, encoded by the exons ATGGGGGACGGCGCCATGTGCGAGCTCTTGGTCGACGACCACAGCGAGCTCCGGCACGTGTCGGGCGCCGAGGACCTGTTCAGCATCCTCGAGACGTGGGAGGAGTGCatgaacggcggcggcggaggtggcggcggttcTGCGGCGGCCATGCCAGCGTATAGCCAGAGCTCCACCGGTGGTTCTGAGTCTGCTGGCGCCGTGGCGGGGGCTAGGCCGACGGCgaacggccggcggcgcgcgggcgacgAGGAGAAAGGCGTCGGCCGTGGCGCTCCGGCGCAGAAGAAGCAGAAGGGTTCGTCaaccgcggcggcggcacaggaTGCGGCCGCCGATGAGGGGGCGGTGAAGATGTCGCACATCGCGGTGGAGCGCAACCGGAGGAAGCAGATGAACGAGCACCTCGCCGTGCTGCGCTCGCTCATGCCATGCTTCTACATAAAGAGG GGAGACCAAGCGTCCATCATAGGAGGGGTGGTGGACTACATCAAGGAGCTGCAGCAGGTGCTGCGCTCGCTGGAGGCCAAGAAGCACCGCAAGGCGTACGCGGAGCAGGTGCTCAGCCCGCGGCCCGCCGTGTCGGCGGCCAGCCCGCGGCCGCTCCTCAAGTCGACGCCGCCGCTCAGCCCGCGCGTGGCGGTGCCGATAAGCCCCCGGACGCCGACACCCGGCAGCCCGTACAAGccgtccggcggcggcggcggggctggaAGCAGCAGGCTCTCGCaccccgccgcggcggcctaCATGATACCGTCGCCGGCCATGACGCCGACGAcgtcgtcctcgtcgtcgtcctacGCGCACGATCATCATCAGCAGCACTACCCGACGACGCAGCCGTACCTGCCGACCCTGGACAGCCTCGTGACCGAGCTCGCCGCGCAGGCCGCCGGCGGCAGGCCCGCGGCGGCCGGGCTCGCGCTCCCCGACGTGAGGGTGGAGTTCGCCGGGCCCAACCTGGTGCTGAAGACGGTGTCGCACCGCGCGCCGGGGCAGGCGCTCAAGATCATCGCCGCACTCGAGAGCCTCTCGCTCGAGATCCTCCACGTCAGCGTCAGCACCCTCGACGACACCATGGTGCACTCCTTCACCATCAAG ATTGGGATCGAGTGCGAGCTTAGCGCGGAGGAGCTTGTGCACGAGATTCAGCAAACGTTCTTGTGA
- the LOC112900454 gene encoding high mobility group B protein 6-like, with the protein MATVAAGGSKRGGGRGRKALVAVLDNEANISAGKAAKAGDLSASSAQKAKRASSKSGKAAKAAAAAAASAVVDDVAELQGMLERLRLEKEKAEEMVRERDEVIRKKEEEIETKEKEQERLQAELRKVQRAKEFKPTVSFPLVKSLLEKEQDGDDKGKKKKGKGKAGLERKKPCPAYVLWMKDQWVEIKKENPEADFKEVSNTLGAKWKALGAEEKQPYEERYRLEKEAYLQVVGQEKREAEAMKLLEEQQMQWTAKELLEQYLKFRQEAEEGDGKKGQRKNRKKDKDPSKPKQPMSAYFVYSQERRAALVEEKKNVPEIGKITGEEWKNMTEAQKSPYEEVAKKQKEEYHRQMEVYKQKKIEEAASLEKEEEEQKKIMKQEALQLLKKKEKADNIIKKTKEKRQKKKQENADPNRPRKPASSFILFSKEARKQLLEERPGINNSTLNALISVKWKELSGEERQMWNDKAAPAMAAYKKEMEEYTKAHSSSA; encoded by the exons GGGGACCTCTCGGCCTCCTCCGCGCAGAAGGCGAAGCGGGCGTCGTCCAAGAGCGGCAAGGCTGCcaaggccgcggccgcggcggcggcgtcggccgTCGTGGACGACGTGGCGGAGCTCCAGGGGATGCTGGAGCGGCTGCGGCTGGAGAAGGAGAAGGCGGAGGAGATGGTGCGGGAGCGGGACGAGGTCATccggaagaaggaggaggagatcgAGACCAAGGAGAAGGAGCAGGAGCGCCTCCAGGCCGAGCTCAGGAAGGTGCAGCGCGCCAAGGAGTTCAAGCCCACCGTG AGCTTTCCTCTCGTCAAGTCGCTGCTTGAGAAGGAGCAGGACGGAGACGACAAgggcaagaagaagaaggggaagggCAAGGCCGGCCTGGAGAGGAAGAAGCCCTGCCCTGCCTATGTTCTTTGGATGAAGGACCAATGGGTCGAG ATCAAGAAGGAGAACCCGGAGGCCGACTTCAAGGAGGTGTCCAACACGCTGGGCGCCAAGTGGAAGGCGCTGGGCGCCGAGGAGAAGCAGCCCTACGAGGAGCGGTACCGGCTGGAGAAGGAGGCCTACCTGCAGGTGGTCGGCCAGGAGAAGCGCGAGGCCGAGGCCATGAAGCTGCTCGAGGAGCAGCAGATGCAGTGGACcgccaaggagctgctggagcaGTACCTCAAGTTCAGGCAGGAGGCCGAGGAGGGCGACGGCAAGAAGGGGCAGAGGAAGAACAGAAAGAAGGACAAGGACCCCTCCAAGCCCAAGCAGCCCATGTCGGCCTACTTTGTGTACTCGCAGGAGAGGCGCGCCGCGCTGGTCGAGGAGAAGAAGAACGTGCCTGAG ATCGGCAAGATCACCGGAGAGGAGTGGAAGAACATGACAGAGGCTCAGAAGTCTCCCTACGAGGAAGTCGCGAAGAAGCAGAAGGAGGAGTACCACAGGCAGATGGAGGTGTACAAGCAGAAGAAGATTGAG GAAGCTGCGAGCCtggagaaagaagaagaggagcaGAAGAAAATCATGAAGCAAGAGGCTCTCCAGCTGCTTAAGAAAAAGGAGAAGGCAGACAACATCATCAAG AAAACCAAAGAAAAGCgccagaagaagaagcaggagAACGCTGATCCCAACAGGCCCAGGAAGCCTGCCTCTTCCTTCATTCTTTTCAG CAAGGAAGCGAGGAAGCAGCTGCTCGAGGAGCGCCCTGGCATCAATAACTCAACACTGAACGCGCTCATCTCGGTGAAGTGGAAGGAGCTGAGCGGCGAGGAGCGGCAGATGTGGAATGATAAGGCCGCGCCTGCCATGGCGGCATACAAGAAGGAGATGGAGGAGTACACCAAGGCTCACAGCTCATCCGCTTGA
- the LOC112872939 gene encoding uncharacterized protein LOC112872939, producing the protein MPWFPAVPPALAAADGGRIKKRAGLPKLLHKLFIKVLRLRPASAAEEFYDYRMAGAGDEEYCYYYSYGGAGASWAGVLSSIPEEDDSSEEGTPDVSPGPAVLRKAKSERFVVGPPDAATVVRVEVLL; encoded by the coding sequence ATGCCGTGGTTCCCAGCGGTGCCaccggcgctggcggcggccgaCGGGGGCCGGATCAAGAAGCGCGCGGGGCTCCCGAAGCTGCTGCACAAGCTCTTCATCAAGgtgctccgcctccgcccggcgtcggcggcggaggagttCTACGACTACCGGATGGCgggcgccggcgacgaggagtACTGCTACTACTACAGctacggcggcgcgggcgcgtcGTGGGCCGGCGTGCTCTCCTCCATCCCGGAGGAGGACGACAGCTCCGAGGAGGGCACGCCCGACGTCTCCCCCGGCCCCGCGGTGCTCCGCAAGGCCAAGTCGGAGCGCTTCGTCGTCGGCCCGCCCGACGCCGCCACCGTTGTGCGCGTCGAGGTCCTCCTCTAG